The following are encoded together in the Chanodichthys erythropterus isolate Z2021 chromosome 16, ASM2448905v1, whole genome shotgun sequence genome:
- the LOC137002498 gene encoding alanine aminotransferase 2 — translation MSFLREISPLVRNRVLSEKDVLLRLAAQIAAEIQQGERKNYIEVLDLSSGDLHRGGIKPITFVRQVLAACFYPALLEDDSLPLDVKERADDLLRQCDGGSVGSYTDSCGITKIKHGLSKFITRRDGGVPSSPDDIFITSGSQMALMFMLKLLVQSNVPCQTGVLIPVPSYASFNLALKDHGAVIIPYYLCEEQGWTLQVEELRRALHAGRKTCNPVALYICNPGNPTGHIQSRKSIEEVIRFAAEERLFLLADEVYQSCVYREDTKFESYKKVLSEMGSTISSTVELASFNSASKGFMGECGLRGGYVELVNLDPAVKEYTRILFSTRFSPPVGGQIALDLMADPPKPGDPSFPTFSEEVQSIKNMMCKNACRIQEVFAELPGINCQPLKAGFFVFPCLHFPPKAIKWAKKRQMEPDMLYCLQLLEETGLHVRPGCEYGQRKDSHHIRLLVATHEDIMEDALQRLKTFHMRFMKEFS, via the exons ATGTCCTTCCTGAGAGAGATCAGCCCATTGGTGAGGAACAGGGTTCTCTCCGAGAAGGATGTTTTATTGAGACTCGCAGCACAGATTGCAGCTGAAATACAACAG GGTGAGAGAAAGAACTATATTGAGGTTCTTGATTTGTCTTCTGGAGATCTCCACAGAGGGGGAATAAAACCCATCACCTTTGTTCGTCAA GTCCTTGCTGCTTGCTTCTATCCAGCACTTTTGGAGGATGACAGTCTGCCATTAGATGTTAAAGAAAGGGCAGATGATCTCCTTAGACAATGTGATGGTGGAAGCGTAG GCTCCTATACAGATTCGTGTGGAATCACCAAAATCAAACATGGCTTGTCTAAGTTCATTACCAGGAGAGATGGAGGAGTTCCTTCCTCACCCGATGACATATTCATCACGTCTGGGTCACAGATGGCTCTCATG TTTATGCTGAAGCTGCTGGTTCAGAGCAACGTCCCTTGTCAGACTGGTGTGCTCATACCTGTGCCCTCCTATGCTTCCTTTAACCTGGCTCTGAAGGACCATGGTGCTGTCATCATACCTTACTATTTGTGTGAGGAGCAGGGCTGGACACTGCAGGTGGAGGAGCTTCGCAGAGCTCTCCATGCAGGTAGAAAGACCTGCAATCCAGTAGCGCTTTATATCTGCAACCCAGGGAATCCTACAG GTCACATACAGAGTAGGAAGTCTATAGAAGAAGTGATTCGGTTCGCTGCAGAAGAAAGGCTCTTCCTACTAGCTGATGAG GTGTATCAGAGCTGTGTGTATAGAGAAGATACTAAGTTTGAATCCTATAAGAAAGTGTTATCAGAAATGGGCTCTACTATTTCCAGCACTGTGGAACTGGCCTCCTTCAATTCTGCCTCCAAGGGCTTCATGGGAGA GTGTGGGCTTCGTGGTGGCTACGTGGAGCTGGTGAATCTTGACCCAGCGGTGAAGGAATATACTCGTATACTTTTTTCCACTAGGTTCAGCCCACCTGTTGGTGGACAAATTGCACTTGACCTCATGGCGGATCCTCCAAAACCCGGAGATCCTTCATTCCCCACCTTTTCTGAG gAGGTCCAGTCCATTAAAAATATGATGTGTAAAAATGCTTGTCGGATTCAGGAGGTCTTTGCTGAGCTACCGGGGATCAACTGCCAGCCATTGAAGGCAGGATTTTTTGTCTTCCCCTGTCTACACTTCCCTCCAAAGGCAATAAAATGGGCCAAG AAAAGGCAGATGGAACCAGACATGCTGTATTGTTTGCAATTGCTAGAGGAAACAGGTCTGCATGTGAGGCCGGGCTGTGAATATGGACAAAGAAAGGACAGCCATCACATTAG GCTTTTGGTGGCAACTCATGAGGACATCATGGAAGATGCTCTACAAAGACTGAAGACATTCCATATGCGGTTTATGAAGGAGTTTTCTTAG